The following nucleotide sequence is from Thermodesulfobacteriota bacterium.
AGGAGAATACTAGATTTGCTTTTGAGTGATGAAATTCCTACCCCAAGAGATGTCGTCCTTGTCAGTCTTGTTGACGCATGTAAACTCTTTCCGAAAATTCTCAGCTCCCATGAGGCAGAAAGACTCGCTCCCCGTATCGAACAGATTAGAAGGCTGGACCTCATAGGACAGGCAGTATCACAGGTGCTCAAGAGATTACGTTCAGACTTAGCGAATGTTATGTTATTGCATCATTGGTAAACCTGAAAACCCTCGGGTATTTTGCTAGTGCCGTGATCTAATGGTTTCGTATAGGAAAAGAAATGAATATAAGAGAGCATAGAGTCGGTAATACAGTCGTAATTGTACCTCAAGGTCATCTCGACTCACGATCAGCAAAAGATTTTCAGGAAAAGGTTCTACAGTGTATCGATAGCGGGGAAAAATCAATCTTACTCGACTTTTCAATGATCGATTACATTAGCAGTGCTGGTCTGCGGGTAGTTCTTATT
It contains:
- a CDS encoding STAS domain-containing protein; protein product: MNIREHRVGNTVVIVPQGHLDSRSAKDFQEKVLQCIDSGEKSILLDFSMIDYISSAGLRVVLISAKHQKEKNGKLAICSLVGSVKDIFRVSGFDTIVDIYTDQESALKKLG